The genomic region ATAAAGGTGCGGGACATGGTTTTATGAGAACAGGAGAGGAAATAAACTCTGCCATAGAAAATCTGAAAGCAAAAAATGACTCTTGGGAACGAATAGATACAATACTTAAAACAGTAAGATAAATGCTAAGTTTTTGGGAAAAAGATACATTACAAGAATGGGATTATATAATAGTAGGGTCAGGAATAGTGGGTCTCAATACTGCCATTAATATAAAAGAAAAACATCCTCTTTCAAAGATTTTGATTTTAGAAAGAGGTATATTTCCTTTGGGAGCAAGCACTAAAAATGCAGGATTCGCATGTTTTGGAAGTGTGACAGAGCTTCTATCAGATATAAAAAAAATGGGAGAAGAAAAATGTTTGAATTTAGTTATTGCAAGGTGGGAAGGTCTACAAAAACTCCGATCTAGAGTAGCCGATAATACTATGGATTTCCAACAAAATGGAGGATATGAACTGATTACAGAAAAAGAAATAGGATGTTTGCATTCTTTAGATTACATAAATCAGTTACTTTTTCCCTATTTCAAAACAAATGTTTTTACCGAAAATAAAGCATTCATATCTCATTTTGGATTCTCACAAAAACACATAAAGACGATCATCGCAAATCCTTTAGAAGCACAACTCCACAGCGGAAAAATGATGTATACTCTTGTTTCCAAAGCCACAAAAATGGGAATATCTATTTTTACAGGAGCTTCTGTTACAGATTATACAGTCCAAAATAATCGTGTTCTCTTGAATATTACCTCGCAAATTCAAACTCTCTCTCTTATTGCTCATAAAGTCGCT from Chitinophagaceae bacterium harbors:
- a CDS encoding FAD-dependent oxidoreductase, whose protein sequence is MLSFWEKDTLQEWDYIIVGSGIVGLNTAINIKEKHPLSKILILERGIFPLGASTKNAGFACFGSVTELLSDIKKMGEEKCLNLVIARWEGLQKLRSRVADNTMDFQQNGGYELITEKEIGCLHSLDYINQLLFPYFKTNVFTENKAFISHFGFSQKHIKTIIANPLEAQLHSGKMMYTLVSKATKMGISIFTGASVTDYTVQNNRVLLNITSQIQTLSLIAHKVAFCTNAFTKKIFKDIDIVPGRGIVLITKPIQNLKTKGTFHIDEGYFYFRNVEDRILLGGGRNMDFETETTTEFGINAFILKKLTQLLTEIIIPENTFEIEQVWSGIMAFGSEKEPIIKKIEENIVVGARLSGMGVAIGSLVAEKVSNLLLE